The Myxococcus virescens genome segment CATTGACGCGGTGGCCATCGCCACGGGGCAGGACTGGCGCGCCATTGAAGCGGGCGCGCACGCGTTCGCCTGCCGCAACGGGCAGTACCGGCCGCTGTCCACCTGGTACCTGGAAGAGGGCCACCTGGTGGGCCGCATCGAGCTGCCCATGGCGCTGGGGACGGTGGGCGGGCCCATCAAAATCCACCCGGGCGTGCAGATGGCGCTCAAGCTGATGCAGACGACGTCGGTGCGAGAGCTCGCCATGGTGTTCGCGGCGGTGGGCCTGGCGCAGAACTTCGCGGCGCTCCGGGCGCTGGGCAGCGTGGGCATCCAGAAGGGCCACATGGCGATGCACGCGCGCTGCGTGGCGGTGACGGCGGGTGCGCGGGGCGACTGGGTGGAGAAAATCGCCAACCTGCTGGTGAAGGCGGGCCACGTGAAGGTGGAGAAGGCCCGCGAACTGCTGGCCAACCTCCCCGCCGAGGATGCCGCGGCCGCGACCGGCACCACGGTCTGACGCCGTGGCTCCTCGTCCTGAATCCTTGTCGGCCTTTGGCGCCGGCAAGGTCATCCTGTTGGGTGAGCACAGCGTCGTGTACGGGCACCCGGCCCTGGCCGGGCCGTTGTCGCAGGGCGTGACGGCGCGCGCCGTGCCGGCGAAGGCGTGTCAGCTCGCGTTGCCCTCCACGCTCAGCCGCCCGCAGCGGGCGCAGCTCACGGCGGCGTTCGCCCGTGCAGCGGAGGTGACGGGCGCGCCGCCGGTGAAGGTGTCGCTGGAGGCGGACCTGCCGCTGGCGGTGGGCCTGGGAAGCTCGGCGGCGCTGTCGGTGGCGTGCGCGCGGTTGCTGCTCCAGGCGGCGGGGAAGGTGCCCACGCCGAAGGACGCGGCGCGTGTGGCGTGGGCGATGGAGCAGGAGTTCCACGGCACGCCGTCCGGCGTGGACCACACCACCAGCGCGGCGGAGCAACTGGTCCTCTACTGGCGCAAGCCGGGGGCCGCCAAGGGGACGGGGCAGGTGGTGGAGAGCCCCAGGCCCTTGCACGTGGTGGTGACGCTCGCGGGTGAGCGCAGCCCCACGAAGAAGACGGTGGGGGCGCTGCGGGAGCGGCAGGCACGCTGGCCGTCGCGCTACGAGCGCCTGTTCACGGAGATTGGACGGGTGTCCTCGGAGGGCGCGAAGGCGGTGGCGGCGGGAGATTTGGAGGCACTGGGCGACGCGATGAACGTCAACCAGGGTTTGCTCGCGGCGTTGGGCCTGTCGTCGCCGCCGTTGGAAGAGATGGTCTACCGGTTGCGGGAGCTGGGGGCGCTGGGCGCCAAGCTGACCGGAGCTGGTGGAGATGGTGGGGCCGTCATCGGCCTGTTCCTTGAGCCCAAGCCGGTGGTGACGAAGCTCCGCCGGATGGGCGTGCGCTGCTTCAGCAGCCAGCTCGCGGGTCCGCGGGCGTCGTGAGTCTTCCCATGAAAGCCACAGCACTTGCGCATCCCAACATCGCCCTGGTGAAGTACTGGGGGAAGCGGGATGACGCGTTGATTCTGCCGCACCAGTCCAGCCTGTCCCTCACGCTGTCGCCGCTGTCGGTGACGACCACAGTGGAGTTCGGCGCCGCGAGCGACCAGGTGGAGCTCAACGGGCACACCGCGAAGGGCAGCGAGCGCGACCGCGTGCTGCGGCTGCTGGAGTTGGTGCGCACCCAGGCGAAGGCCGACCTGGGCCCCGCGAAGGTGGTGTCGCGCGGGGACTTCCCCATGGCGGCGGGGTTGGCCAGCAGCGCGGCGGGCTTCGCGGCGCTGGCGGTGGCGGGACGCGCGGCGGCGGGGTTGCCGTCGGAGCCCCGCGCGGCCAGCATCCTGGCGCGCATGGGCAGCGGCTCGGCGTGCCGGAGCGTGCAGGGTGGATTCTGCGAGTGGCAGCGCGGCGAACGTCCGGATGGTGAGGACAGCTTCGCGGTGCAGCGCTTCGACGCGGCCCACTGGCCGGACCTGCGCATGGTGGTGGCGATTCTCGACCGCGGCGAGAAAGAGGTGAAGTCGCGGGACGGGATGAAGCTCACGGTGGACACCAGCCCGTACTACCCGGCGTGGGTGAAGGA includes the following:
- the mvk gene encoding mevalonate kinase — protein: MAPRPESLSAFGAGKVILLGEHSVVYGHPALAGPLSQGVTARAVPAKACQLALPSTLSRPQRAQLTAAFARAAEVTGAPPVKVSLEADLPLAVGLGSSAALSVACARLLLQAAGKVPTPKDAARVAWAMEQEFHGTPSGVDHTTSAAEQLVLYWRKPGAAKGTGQVVESPRPLHVVVTLAGERSPTKKTVGALRERQARWPSRYERLFTEIGRVSSEGAKAVAAGDLEALGDAMNVNQGLLAALGLSSPPLEEMVYRLRELGALGAKLTGAGGDGGAVIGLFLEPKPVVTKLRRMGVRCFSSQLAGPRAS
- the mvaD gene encoding diphosphomevalonate decarboxylase — its product is MKATALAHPNIALVKYWGKRDDALILPHQSSLSLTLSPLSVTTTVEFGAASDQVELNGHTAKGSERDRVLRLLELVRTQAKADLGPAKVVSRGDFPMAAGLASSAAGFAALAVAGRAAAGLPSEPRAASILARMGSGSACRSVQGGFCEWQRGERPDGEDSFAVQRFDAAHWPDLRMVVAILDRGEKEVKSRDGMKLTVDTSPYYPAWVKDAEVEVVQVREHIAKRDLQALGELCERNAWRMHATSFAANPPLSYMSPGTLALIQHLKEQRKKGIPVWFTLDAGPNPVLLTDAAHEVAAEALARACGAVDVIRCVPGGDAELKTEHLF